In Sphaeramia orbicularis chromosome 15, fSphaOr1.1, whole genome shotgun sequence, a single genomic region encodes these proteins:
- the tmem72 gene encoding transmembrane protein 72 isoform X2, which produces MLNQLLCGVGVETLQQGEFSSLGIYLLVSSVGIMMLEMAYFLDALLLMCLPCPPDWQLFMLWGKMSRIGGFHKFLYYSIMSVVCFLHPVLVWHAVIPGTMLLLTAFFNFILSKKKKSKSPKGSQESYSDQSVTTVCVTERSGVDNSFSFFHMVTGRRGPGLTLTSTDRCLGLAERGESIQSMLELEQTTANKEMDRERRKKKERKPMFFRGREEPVEREMEEMDGSGEPEPETTSDTAPMIAD; this is translated from the exons ATGCTAAACCAGT TGTTGTGCGGTGTGGGAGTGGAGACACTACAGCAGGGAGAATTCAGCAGCCTCGGCATTTACCTTCT GGTGTCGTCTGTTGGCATCATGATGTTAGAGATGGCCTATTTCCTGGATGCTCTCCTGTTGATGTGTCTGCC CTGTCCACCAGACTGGCAGTTATTTATGTTGTGGGGGAAAATGTCTCGCATTGGAGGCTTCCATAAGTTCCTCTATTACTCCATCATGTCAGTCGTCTGTTTCCTGCACCCTGTTTTGGTCTGGCATGCAGTTATACCAG gGACAATGCTGCTTCTGACAGCCTTTTTCAACTTCATACttagcaagaaaaaaaagtctaagtcTCCCAAGGGTTCACAGGAGAGCTACAGTGACCAAAGCGTGACCACAGTCTGTGTGACAGAGAGATCAGGCGTGGACAACTCTTTCTCCTTCTTCCACATGGTGACAGGAAGGCGAGGGCCCGGGCTGACCCTCACATCCACAGATCGCTGCCTGGGTCTGGCTGAGAGAGGAGAGAGCATTCAGTCCATGCTGGAGCTGGAGCAGACGACAGCAAATAAAGAAATGGACAGAGAGCgaaggaagaaaaaagaaaggaaaccaATGTTCTTCAGGGGAAGGGAGGAGCCTgtggagagagagatggaggagaTGGACGGGTCCggggaaccagaaccagagaccACTTCAGACACTGCACCTATGATCGCTGACTGA
- the tmem72 gene encoding transmembrane protein 72 isoform X1 — translation MGNSESVWWNVVECACRILGVSTATVLCGVGVETLQQGEFSSLGIYLLVSSVGIMMLEMAYFLDALLLMCLPCPPDWQLFMLWGKMSRIGGFHKFLYYSIMSVVCFLHPVLVWHAVIPGTMLLLTAFFNFILSKKKKSKSPKGSQESYSDQSVTTVCVTERSGVDNSFSFFHMVTGRRGPGLTLTSTDRCLGLAERGESIQSMLELEQTTANKEMDRERRKKKERKPMFFRGREEPVEREMEEMDGSGEPEPETTSDTAPMIAD, via the exons ATGGGGAACTCTGAGAGTGTTTGGTGGAATGTGGTGGAGTGCGCCTGCAGGATCCTTGGTGTTTCCACAGCTACAG TGTTGTGCGGTGTGGGAGTGGAGACACTACAGCAGGGAGAATTCAGCAGCCTCGGCATTTACCTTCT GGTGTCGTCTGTTGGCATCATGATGTTAGAGATGGCCTATTTCCTGGATGCTCTCCTGTTGATGTGTCTGCC CTGTCCACCAGACTGGCAGTTATTTATGTTGTGGGGGAAAATGTCTCGCATTGGAGGCTTCCATAAGTTCCTCTATTACTCCATCATGTCAGTCGTCTGTTTCCTGCACCCTGTTTTGGTCTGGCATGCAGTTATACCAG gGACAATGCTGCTTCTGACAGCCTTTTTCAACTTCATACttagcaagaaaaaaaagtctaagtcTCCCAAGGGTTCACAGGAGAGCTACAGTGACCAAAGCGTGACCACAGTCTGTGTGACAGAGAGATCAGGCGTGGACAACTCTTTCTCCTTCTTCCACATGGTGACAGGAAGGCGAGGGCCCGGGCTGACCCTCACATCCACAGATCGCTGCCTGGGTCTGGCTGAGAGAGGAGAGAGCATTCAGTCCATGCTGGAGCTGGAGCAGACGACAGCAAATAAAGAAATGGACAGAGAGCgaaggaagaaaaaagaaaggaaaccaATGTTCTTCAGGGGAAGGGAGGAGCCTgtggagagagagatggaggagaTGGACGGGTCCggggaaccagaaccagagaccACTTCAGACACTGCACCTATGATCGCTGACTGA